A section of the Trachemys scripta elegans isolate TJP31775 chromosome 10, CAS_Tse_1.0, whole genome shotgun sequence genome encodes:
- the OAZ2 gene encoding LOW QUALITY PROTEIN: ornithine decarboxylase antizyme 2 (The sequence of the model RefSeq protein was modified relative to this genomic sequence to represent the inferred CDS: deleted 1 base in 1 codon) — MINTQDSSILPLSNSPQLPCSRHIVPGPLWCSDAPHPLSKIPGGRGGCRDPSLIYKDEKLTVNQDVPVHEGKPHIVHFQYKITEVKISSWDAVLSNQSLFVEIPDGLLADGSKEGLLALLEFAEEKMKTNYVFICFRKSREDRAPLLKTFSFLGFEIVRPGHPCVPSRPDVMFMVYSLDQNSSSDEE; from the exons ATGATAAACACGCAGGACAG TAGTATTTTACCTTTGAGTAACAGTCCCCAGCTACCATGCTCCAGGCACATTGTTCCAGGGCCTCTGTGGTGCTCC GATGCCCCTCACCCACTGTCGAAGATCCCCGGTGGGCGAGGGGGTTGCAGGGATCCTTCTCTGATATATAAG GACGAGAAGCTCACTGTTAACCAAGATGTCCCAGTGCATGAAGGGAAACCTCACATTGTCCACTTCCAGTACAAGATTACGGAAGTGAAGATCTCCTCCTGGGATGCAGTGCTTTCCAATCAGAGCCTTTTTGTGGAAATCCCTGATGGCTTATTAGCTGACGGGAGCAAAGAAGG ATTGCTAGCGCTGTTGGAATTTgctgaagaaaaaatgaaaacaaactacgTCTTTATTTGCTTCAGAAAAAGCAGAGAAGATAGAG CTCCACTTCTGAAGACATTCAGCTTCTTGGGCTTTGAGATTGTGAGGCCTGGCCACCCCTGCGTTCCATCGCGACCCGACGTGATGTTCATGGTGTACTCTCTGGATCAGAACTCTTCCTCTGATGAAGAATAG